A portion of the Sabethes cyaneus chromosome 3, idSabCyanKW18_F2, whole genome shotgun sequence genome contains these proteins:
- the LOC128740828 gene encoding trypsin-1-like, whose protein sequence is MEAAYSILLLFAVVFLVGETIQQQLRRDKRNLIIGGKQISISEAPYQAALLVNGGFFCGGSIIGSKWILTAGHCISDKVDETLSVRVGSNLRYAGGVEVKVLQAIRHPSYRKDTSSIVYSDIGLLLLEEPLQFDGSRVSCVSLPAQGEKLQAGATGKVAGWGKTRKFRDSPASLSVDTLLAVDTTVLPFEECQRAYADYYMHEETQYCMGDLKDDKGACKGDSGGPFIVGKTVYGVVSWSKQCTEVGSPAIFTNVGAYVQWIQYTVASVSSPEDLVCN, encoded by the coding sequence ATGGAAGCTGCTTACTCGATTCTGTTGCTATTTGCTGTTGTATTTCTTGTAGGTGAAACTATTCAACAACAGCTTCGGCGCGATAAACGAAATCTAATCATTGGCGGTAAACAAATTTCAATATCGGAAGCACCCTACCAGGCAGCGTTACTCGTAAACGGAGGATTCTTTTGTGGCGGTTCAATCATCGGTTCAAAGTGGATACTGACTGCCGGACACTGTATTTCTGATAAAGTGGATGAAACCCTATCGGTTCGCGTGGGTTCTAACCTAAGGTATGCTGGTGGGGTGGAAGTGAAAGTTTTGCAGGCCATCAGACATCCTAGCTATCGTAAAGACACATCGTCGATAGTATACTCCGACATTGGCCTACTTTTGTTGGAAGAACCTTTGCAGTTCGACGGGAGCCGTGTATCGTGTGTTTCGCTTCCCGCACAAGGCGAAAAACTACAAGCGGGTGCTACAGGCAAAGTGGCCGGTTGGGGTAAAACGCGCAAATTCCGCGATTCACCAGCGAGTCTATCGGTTGATACATTGCTAGCAGTTGATACGACTGTTCTACCATTTGAAGAATGTCAACGAGCTTATGCTGATTATTATATGCATGAAGAAACACAGTATTGCATGGGAGACCTTAAAGATGATAAAGGGGCATGTAAAGGTGATTCCGGTGGCCCATTCATAGTTGGAAAAACGGTCTATGGTGTTGTATCTTGGAGTAAACAATGTACCGAAGTCGGCTCTCCAGCCATTTTTACGAACGTTGGGGCCTACGTACAGTGGATTCAATACACCGTGGCTTCCGTTTCATCACCAGAAGACCTAGTTTGTAATTGA
- the LOC128740824 gene encoding trypsin-6-like — MITEVVYTILLVYSVALLNGAYTHLDRRSLIISGTEIAIQEAPYQVIIFINGLFACGGTIIGSKWILTAGHCAEGEISKENSTVRAGSQLLDKEGVVIKIAQAIVHPEYAVLPNNEAYNDIGLLLLEKPLNFDGSTITCALLPDPGKKISPGSLGRVCGFGRTHLTLGRMSLTLRATTLTVLPFEQCQTIYRNFTLNADTQYCIGNNEKHSGSCRGDSGGPFVVDKTIYGIVSWAVSCADPNYPTVYVDVGAYLQWIRDTVASVSPEELCN; from the coding sequence ATGATCACTGAGGTAGTTTACACCATTCTACTGGTGTACAGTGTAGCTCTGTTAAACGGAGCATATACACACCTGGATCGGCGAAGTCTCATCATTAGTGGAACCGAAATAGCCATACAGGAGGCACCCTACCAGGTCATAATATTCATCAATGGATTGTTTGCTTGCGGTGGTACGATCATTGGTTCTAAGTGGATCCTGACGGCCGGTCACTGTGCTGAAGGAGAAATATCGAAAGAAAACTCAACGGTTCGTGCTGGTTCACAGCTGCTTGATAAAGAAGGTGTGGTGATAAAAATTGCACAGGCTATTGTGCACCCCGAATATGCTGTTCTGCCAAATAATGAAGCATATAACGATATTGGATTACTTTTGCTAGAAAAACCATTAAACTTTGATGGTAGCACTATAACGTGTGCCCTACTTCCCGATCCGGGTAAAAAAATATCACCTGGTAGTTTGGGTAGAGTTTGTGGTTTTGGTCGAACGCACTTAACTCTCGGTAGAATGTCACTCACGTTGCGAGCAACTACTTTGACAGTTTTACCGTTTGAACAATGCCAGACAATCTATCGCAATTTCACTTTAAATGCCGATACACAATACTGCATTGGAAATAACGAAAAACACAGTGGATCGTGCCGAGGCGACTCTGGTGGACCTTTTGTAGTAGACAAAACAATCTACGGTATAGTGTCGTGGGCTGTATCGTGTGCTGATCCCAATTATCCCACCGTCTATGTGGATGTCGGTGCTTACCTGCAATGGATTCGTGACACTGTAGCATCCGTTTCACCTGAAGAGTTGTGTAATTAG
- the LOC128740825 gene encoding trypsin beta-like, protein MEAAFSLLLLVLSSSLVSGTYPELARRDKRELIINGKKISITEVPYQVALLIGGFPACGGSIIGRRLILSAGHCLQGQKKAKLKVRAGSSWRDKGGIVEKVARVVVHPKFSNTTGANDIALVLLDEPLKLDGANVSCAKIPEQGEKLPLGSVGKVSGWGRTTPKTGTGSIQLRSTYLTILPFDKCWTAYNEKKLNAKMQYCIGSPRSTGSCQGDSGGPFVVDKTVYGIVSWAESCAKTEYPTIYTDVGAFVQWIRESLVSISAQEELKCDVM, encoded by the coding sequence ATGGAAGCAGCGTTTTCTCTTCTTCTGCTGGTGCTCAGTTCGAGTCTAGTAAGCGGAACATATCCAGAGCTGGCCAGACGCGACAAACGGGAGCTTATTATTAATGGGAagaaaatttcgataacggaagtCCCCTACCAGGTTGCATTGTTGATTGGTGGATTTCCCGCTTGTGGTGGTTCAATCATCGGACGTCGGTTGATACTGTCCGCCGGCCACTGTTTGCAAGGTCAGAAGAAAGCAAAGCTAAAAGTTCGTGCGGGATCAAGTTGGCGCGATAAAGGTGGAATAGTGGAAAAAGTTGCCCGTGTCGTTGTGCATCCAAAGTTTTCCAACACGACGGGAGCGAACGATATTGCACTGGTTTTGCTGGATGAACCGTTGAAGCTCGACGGAGCTAATGTTTCGTGTGCTAAGATTCCCGAACAGGGTGAAAAGCTACCACTCGGTAGCGTAGGGAAGGTTTCCGGTTGGGGTCGAACGACCCCGAAGACCGGTACAGGGTCTATCCAGTTGCGATCAACTTATTTGACGATTTTACCGTTTGATAAGTGTTGGACTgcctacaatgaaaaaaaattgaacgccAAAATGCAGTATTGCATTGGAAGCCCTAGATCTACAGGATCGTGCCAAGGTGACTCCGGCGGGCCTTTTGTAGTCGACAAGACTGTTTACGGAATTGTGTCGTGGGCTGAATCTTGTGCGAAGACCGAATATCCTACCATTTATACAGATGTTGGCGCTTTTGTGCAATGGATTCGTGAGTCGTTGGTATCCATTTCTGCACAGGAGGAACTAAAGTGTGATGTAATGTAG
- the LOC128740823 gene encoding trypsin-6-like, with product MTVQVTCTIILVLSAVLLNETCSHHVRRDKRNLIISGAEIAIQEAPYQVIIYYNGNFNCGGSIIGSRWIMTAGHCAQKQLAQGNSSVRAGSPLLDQEGVVRRIAQVIVHPNFAVMTKLETFNDIALLLLDEPLRFDGTTVVCALLPRQGQKLPVGSLGRVSGWGLTQLAPEMRTTRLRATYLSVLSFDQCEKAYTGYAMNADIQYCIGNNKDSTGSCNGDSGGPFIVDKTVYGIVSWAISCAELGMPTIYADVGAYVQWIRDTVAPFSTEGLCS from the coding sequence ATGACAGTCCAAGTAACTTGCACCATTATTTTGGTGCTTAGTGCGGTTCTGCTAAACGAAACATGTTCACATCATGTTCGACGTGACAAACGAAATCTCATAATTAGTGGTGCGGAAATCGCCATACAGGAGGCACCCTACCAGGTGATAATATATTACAACGGAAATTTTAATTGCGGTGGATCAATCATTGGTTCCAGATGGATAATGACCGCCGGTCACTGTGCTCAAAAACAACTCGCGCAAGGAAATTCAAGTGTTCGCGCTGGCTCACCGCTGCTCGATCAGGAAGGAGTTGTGAGAAGAATTGCACAGGTCATTGTACATCCAAACTTTGCTGTTATGACAAAATTGGAAACATTCAACGATATTGCACTGCTTTTGCTAGATGAGCCACTGCGCTTCGACGGTACCACTGTTGTGTGTGCTTTGCTTCCAAGACAAGGGCAAAAACTACCAGTTGGTAGCTTAGGACGAGTTTCCGGTTGGGGTCTGACCCAATTAGCTCCTGAAATGAGGACAACCAGGTTGCGTGCAACTTATTTGTCAGTTTTATCGTTTGATCAATGCGAGAAAGCCTACACCGGTTACGCTATGAATGCAGATATACAATATTGCATTGGTAATAACAAAGACAGCACAGGATCGTGCAATGGTGATTCTGGTGGGCCGTTCATAGTAGACAAAACTGTCTACGGTATTGTGTCCTGGGCTATATCATGTGCTGAACTCGGAATGCCTACCATCTATGCGGATGTTGGCGCTTACGTGCAATGGATTCGTGACACTGTAGCGCCATTTTCAACCGAAGGGCTGTGCAGTTAA
- the LOC128740827 gene encoding trypsin-6-like — MEAVYLILLIFAALLVGETIPRQVRRDKRNLIIGGTQISITEAPYQIALLINGAFNCGGSIIGARWILTAAHCISARVDEKRSVRVGSNPKNAGGVVVNVLQAIRHPNYYKDNLTTVYYDIALLWLEEPLHFDGSGISCVSLPAQGEKLQAGSVGKVSGWGKTGKFGNSPLSDTLRAVFTTVLPFKHCQEAYTSKYMHEDTQFCIGDLGADKGSCKGDSGGPFIVGKTVYGVVSWSRQCTEVGSPAVLTNVGAYVQWIQYTVASASTLEDLVCF; from the coding sequence ATGGAAGCAGTTTACTTGATTCTGCTGATATTTGCTGCACTTCTGGTAGGCGAAACTATTCCACGGCAAGTTCGGCGCGACAAACGAAATCTCATCATTGGCGGTACGCAAATTTCAATAACGGAGGCACCCTACCAGATAGCATTACTCATAAATGGAGCATTCAATTGTGGCGGTTCAATCATCGGTGCAAGGTGGATACTGACCGCAGCACACTGTATTTCAGCTAGAGTGGATGAAAAACGGTCGGTTCGCGTGGGTTCAAACCCAAAGAACGCTGGTGGAGTAGTGGTAAACGTTTTGCAGGCCATTAGACATCCTAACTATTATAAAGACAATCTAACGACGGTATACTACGATATTGCATTACTATGGTTGGAAGAACCTTTACACTTCGATGGTAGCGGTATATCATGTGTATCGCTTCCCGCACAAGGCGAAAAATTACAAGCGGGTAGTGTAGGCAAAGTTTCCGGTTGGGGTAAAACGGGTAAATTCGGCAATTCACCATTAAGTGACACGTTGCGGGCAGTTTTTACGACTGTTCTACCATTCAAACATTGTCAAGAAGCTTATACTTCCAAGTACATGCATGAAGATACACAATTTTGCATTGGAGATCTTGGAGCTGATAAAGGGTCATGTAAAGGTGATTCCGGTGGGCCATTCATAGTTGGAAAAACGGTCTATGGTGTTGTATCGTGGAGTCGACAATGTACCGAAGTCGGCTCTCCAGCTGTTTTAACGAACGTTGGGGCCTACGTACAGTGGATTCAATACACCGTGGCGTCCGCTTCAACGCTAGAAGACTTAgtttgtttttga
- the LOC128740829 gene encoding trypsin 5G1-like, with the protein MEAAYSILLIFAAFLAGETFPQRLRRDKRNLIIGGRQIAISEAPYQAALYVNGEFWCGGSIISARWILTAGHCLPRGGEIVTIRVGSTLMYSGGTVIKALRSIRHPNYVEDNSKVEFNDLALVFLEESVHFDGSHVSCVSLPQKGERLQAGTVGKVSGWGQTSHNLGYSDSLLAAYSTVLPFEQCREAYFDLYTDEEKQYCIGDRGVNKGSCKGDSGGPFAVGKTLYGVVSWGINCTDTHFQGMYTDVAAFLQWIQDTVASVSSLEELNCQ; encoded by the coding sequence ATGGAAGCAGCTTACTCGATTCTGCTAATATTCGCTGCATTTCTGGCAGGGGAAACTTTTCCGCAGCGACTTCGGCGCGATAAACGAAATCTCATCATTGGCGGCAGGCAAATTGCCATATCGGAGGCTCCTTACCAGGCTGCACTGTACGTAAATGGAGAATTCTGGTGCGGCGGTTCGATTATCAGTGCAAGGTGGATACTGACCGCCGGACACTGCCTGCCACGAGGGGGTGAAATCGTAACAATTCGGGTGGGTTCCACACTTATGTATTCCGGTGGAACGGTGATAAAAGCTTTGCGCTCCATTAGACATCCTAATTATGTCGAAGACAATTCAAAGGTGGAATTCAATGATTTAGCATTAGTTTTTCTGGAAGAATCCGTGCATTTCGATGGAAGCCATGTCTCGTGCGTTTCGCTTCCCCAAAAAGGGGAAAGATTACAAGCAGGTACCGTAGGGAAAGTTTCCGGTTGGGGTCAAACGAGTCATAACCTCGGTTATAGTGATTCGTTGCTGGCAGCTTATTCGACTGTTCTACCATTTGAGCAATGTCGAGAAGCTTATTTTGATCTTTACACGGatgaagaaaaacaatattgTATTGGAGATCGTGGGGTTAACAAAGGGTCGTGTAAGGGTGATTCCGGTGGGCCATTTGCAGTTGGAAAAACGCTCTATGGTGTTGTATCTTGGGGTATAAACTGTACCGACACGCATTTCCAAGGCATGTACACGGACGTTGCCGCTTTCTTACAGTGGATTCAGGATACCGTGGCATCTGTTTCGTCGTTAGAGGAATTGAATTGCCAATGA
- the LOC128740826 gene encoding trypsin 3A1-like, producing MEVVYSILLVFGAFLVGEIIPQQLRRDKRNLIIGGKKILITQAPYQAALFVNGGFICGGSIISARWILTAGHCLPGKAKDNRTVRVGSKLRNAGGVERKVLQAIRHPAYAANESVVALHDIALLLLGEPLDFDGSHISCVTLPEKGEKLAVGSEGHVSGWGRTDLSAPVTDTLRAAYSTILPFKQCQEAYTRYSLKVYEEEQYCIGDVGDDKGSCRGDSGGPFIVDRTIYGVVSWGQNCTDTNFPGVYTDVSTYVQWIRDTVASKSSPEDLKCNA from the coding sequence ATGGAGGTGGTTTACTCGATTCTGCTGGTATTTGGTGCATTTCTGGTAGGCGAAATCATTCCTCAACAGCTTCGGCGAGATAAGCGAAATCTCATCATTGGcggcaagaaaattttaataacGCAGGCACCCTACCAGGCAGCATTATTCGTGAATGGCGGCTTCATTTGTGGCGGTTCAATTATCAGCGCAAGATGGATATTGACCGCCGGACACTGCTTGCCAGGTAAAGCGAAAGATAACCGAACGGTTCGTGTGGGTTCAAAGCTAAGGAATGCTGGCGGGGTAGAGAGAAAAGTTTTGCAGGCCATTAGACATCCAGCCTATGCTGCAAACGAAAGTGTGGTAGCATTGCACGATATTGCTTTACTTTTGCTAGGCGAACCCTTGGACTTCGATGGTAGCCATATATCGTGCGTTACGCTTCCCGAGAAGGGTGAAAAACTTGCAGTCGGTAGCGAAGGTCATGTTTCCGGCTGGGGTCGAACGGACCTCAGTGCACCAGTGACTGATACATTGCGTGCAGCTTATTCGACTATTCTACCATTTAAGCAATGTCAGGAAGCGTATACTCGTTACAGCCTGAAGGTGTATGAAGAAGAACAATACTGCATTGGAGATGTTGGGGATGATAAAGGATCGTGTCGTGGCGATTCCGGTGGGCCATTTATAGTTGATAGAACTATCTATGGTGTCGTATCTTGGGGTCAAAATTGCACCGACACCAACTTTCCAGGCGTCTACACGGACGTTAGCACCTATGTGCAATGGATTCGAGACACCGTGGCATCCAAATCATCGCCAGAGGACCTAAAGTGTAATGCATAG
- the LOC128740831 gene encoding trypsin-1-like yields the protein MIQFLVLVCAAFATVLGNDDSIVPSGVFPRPHYGTVQSSEKEDSNHRIVGGFEIDIADAPHQISLQSRGSHICGGSIISSKWVLTAAHCTDGASASNLRVRVGSTKHASGGTVIAISRIVQHANYTSRTIDYDFSLLQLKKAIKLGNASRVIKLPEQNESVADGTLCEVTGWGNTQSINESRHSLRAAYVPSFNQQDCNRAYGLYGGVTDRMLCAGFREGGKDACQGDSGGPLVANGKLVGVVSWGLGCAQPNYPGVYSRVAAAREWIRSNSGV from the exons ATGATTCAATTCCTCGTTCTAGTGTGTGCAGCGTTTGCTACCGTCCTAGGAAATG ATGATAGCATAGTACCTTCGGGAGTGTTCCCCCGACCCCATTATGGAACGGTTCAAAGCTCCGAAAAAGAAGACAGTAACCATCGAATTGTGGGTGGCTTTGAGATTGACATAGCCGATGCTCCCCATCAGATATCGTTACAATCTCGGGGCAGCCATATTTGCGGTGGTTCCATCATCTCTAGCAAATGGGTCCTTACTGCAGCGCATTGCACCGACGGAGCTTCGGCGTCCAATTTGCGCGTACGAGTGGGGTCGACGAAACACGCTTCTGGTGGAACAGTGATAGCTATCAGCCGAATAGTTCAGCACGCGAATTACACCTCCAGGACAATCGATTACGATTTCAGTCTGCTCCAGCTGAAGAAGGCAATTAAATTGGGTAACGCTTCGCGAGTGATTAAGCTGCCTGAACAAAACGAATCCGTTGCGGATGGCACTTTATGCGAAGTTACCGGATGGGGAAACACTCAG AGTATAAACGAATCACGGCACAGTCTTCGAGCAGCCTATGTACCATCGTTTAACCAGCAGGACTGTAATAGGGCTTACGGCTTATATGGTGGCGTGACGGATCGTATGCTGTGCGCTGGCTTCCGCGAGGGTGGTAAGGATGCTTGCCAAGGAGACTCCGGTGGTCCGCTCGTCGCGAATGGAAAGCTCGTGGGAGTTGTTTCGTGGGGACTTGGTTGTGCTCAGCCCAATTACCCCGGGGTATACTCCCGAGTGGCCGCTGCACGTGAGTGGATACGCAGCAACAGTGGAGTTTGA